A region of Vitis vinifera cultivar Pinot Noir 40024 chromosome 15, ASM3070453v1 DNA encodes the following proteins:
- the LOC100265967 gene encoding xylulose 5-phosphate/phosphate translocator, chloroplastic → MLTLNLVPCSNITLSKPKSHQYSINALHRAQNQGDFHLPRGLFNKPKSQVISNLSRIHGYPFGFCAKPSSQIHDTSAKIKSLDTTGEHPSGVGAKPRSWVAKAAEFEGESEVSKPNKTLQLGIVFGMWYFQNIVFNIYNKKVLNLFPFPWLLASFQLFVGSVWMLILWSFKLQPCPKISKPFIVALLGPALFHTIGHISACVSFSKVAVSFTHVIKSSEPVFSVIFSTILGDNTYPLRVWLSILPIVLGCSLAAVTEVSFNLQGLWGALISNVGFVLRNIYSKRSLESFKEVNGLNLYGWISIISLLYLFPVAIFVEGTQWIEGYHRAIQAVGKPTTFYIWVMLSGVFYHLYNQSSYQALDDISPLTFSVGNTMKRVVVIVATILVFRNPVKPLNALGSAIAIFGTFLYSQATSKKSPKKIEGEKSS, encoded by the coding sequence ATGCTGACTTTGAATCTTGTTCCTTGTAGCAATATCACTTTATCCAAGCCAAAAAGCCATCAGTACTCTATAAATGCTCTCCACAGGGCTCAGAACCAAGGTGACTTCCACTTGCCTAGGGGTCTGTTCAACAAGCCCAAGTCTCAGGTAATCTCAAACTTGAGTAGAATCCATGGATACCCTTTTGGGTTTTGTGCAAAACCCAGTTCTCAGATCCATGATACAAGCGCAAAGATCAAATCTTTGGACACAACGGGTGAGCACCCATCTGGGGTTGGTGCAAAGCCCAGATCTTGGGTTGCTAAAGCTGCTGAGTTTGAGGGGGAAAGTGAAGTTTCCAAGCCTAACAAGACCCTTCAACTTGGTATTGTGTTTGGGATGTGGTATTTTCAGAATATTGTGTTCAATATCTACAACAAGAAGGTGTTGAATCTGTTCCCCTTTCCATGGCTTCTTGCCTCTTTTCAGCTATTTGTTGGGTCTGTTTGGATGCTCATTCTCTGGTCTTTTAAGCTCCAGCCATGcccaaaaatctcaaaacctttCATTGTTGCTCTTCTTGGGCCTGCACTGTTTCACACAATAGGCCACATCTCCGCCTGTGTTTCTTTCTCTAAGGTGGCTGTCTCGTTCACCCATGTCATCAAATCTTCAGAACCAGTTTTCTCAGTCATTTTCTCAACCATTTTAGGTGATAACACCTACCCTTTACGTGTCTGGCTTTCAATCCTCCCCATTGTTCTAGGTTGCTCTCTTGCCGCTGTCACCGAAGTCTCCTTCAATTTGCAAGGCCTGTGGGGGGCTTTGATCAGCAATGTGGGGTTCGTTCTTCGCAACATTTACTCAAAGCGAAGCTTAGAGAGCTTCAAGGAAGTGAATGGGCTGAATTTATATGGTTGGATCAGTATAATTTCATTGCTGTATCTGTTTCCTGTGGCAATTTTCGTTGAAGGGACTCAATGGATTGAAGGGTATCACAGAGCAATCCAAGCAGTGGGAAAACCAACCACATTTTATATATGGGTGATGTTGTCCGGGGTGTTTTACCATCTCTACAATCAGTCATCATATCAAGCACTTGATGACATTAGCCCACTGACCTTCTCTGTTGGAAACACAATGAAGAGGGTGGTAGTGATTGTAGCCACTATTTTGGTGTTCAGAAATCCTGTTAAGCCTTTGAATGCGCTTGGATCTGCCATTGCGATTTTTGGGACTTTCTTGTATTCGCAGGCAACATCCAAGAAAAGCCCAAAGAAAATTGAAGGTGAAAAGAGTAGTTAA